One genomic region from Rhodothermales bacterium encodes:
- a CDS encoding type II toxin-antitoxin system VapC family toxin, protein MIRYLLDTNIVSELSRPDPHAHVLAKMRRHGRESAISSVCLHELVYGVVRLPDGRKKAWLSKYLETMVLPALQVLEYDSAASIWHARERARLTAAGQTPAFVDGMIAATAASRSLILVTRNERDFASFQGLSVVNWFEN, encoded by the coding sequence ATGATCCGGTATCTGTTGGATACCAACATCGTATCGGAACTGTCGCGTCCTGATCCTCACGCGCACGTTCTGGCGAAAATGAGGCGTCACGGACGAGAGTCCGCCATTTCATCCGTGTGTCTGCATGAACTGGTGTACGGTGTAGTACGCCTGCCGGACGGACGTAAGAAAGCCTGGCTTTCGAAGTATCTGGAGACCATGGTGCTGCCCGCGCTGCAGGTCCTGGAATATGACTCCGCCGCATCCATATGGCATGCCCGCGAACGAGCCAGGCTGACGGCTGCCGGTCAGACACCCGCCTTCGTGGATGGTATGATCGCAGCTACGGCGGCTTCTCGTTCTCTTATTCTGGTGACCCGGAATGAACGTGATTTTGCGTCCTTCCAAGGGCTGAGCGTCGTGAACTGGTTCGAGAATTGA
- a CDS encoding pirin family protein, whose product MHRTAYPPVRAVHMNMGGFAVRQPLPHARINNIDPFLLVHHAGPVTFEPGGRQSQEGVPPHPHRGFEPVTFVFKGGVHHRDSRGNDHVVRAGGVQWMTAGMGIVHSERPTKELAEQGGEWELMQIWVNLPARDKMVQPRYQGLSAADIPVLEQDGFHVQVVTGALDRTAGPVLTHTPITALVLHAEEGASTTLALPDGQVGFLYALDGQLTLNEEVELPGGYLSELAGVGPLRVDADMDTRALLMLGEPIGEPVVTSGPYVMNTTTQILEAMRDAQMGKMGVLVEDF is encoded by the coding sequence ATGCATCGCACCGCCTATCCGCCCGTCCGGGCCGTCCACATGAACATGGGCGGCTTCGCCGTCAGGCAGCCGCTTCCGCATGCCCGCATCAACAACATCGATCCCTTCCTGCTGGTGCATCACGCCGGTCCGGTGACGTTCGAGCCCGGGGGGCGGCAGTCCCAGGAAGGCGTGCCTCCGCATCCCCACCGGGGCTTCGAGCCGGTCACGTTCGTTTTCAAGGGAGGGGTGCATCATCGCGACTCACGTGGCAATGACCACGTGGTCCGGGCAGGGGGTGTGCAGTGGATGACTGCGGGCATGGGCATTGTCCACTCCGAACGTCCAACGAAGGAATTGGCCGAGCAGGGTGGCGAATGGGAACTCATGCAGATCTGGGTGAACCTCCCGGCGCGTGACAAAATGGTGCAGCCCCGGTACCAGGGGTTGTCTGCAGCGGACATTCCGGTCCTCGAGCAGGATGGATTCCACGTCCAGGTCGTAACCGGGGCGCTGGACCGGACCGCAGGCCCCGTCCTCACCCATACGCCCATCACCGCACTGGTGCTGCACGCCGAGGAAGGGGCGTCCACGACGCTGGCGCTTCCGGACGGCCAGGTGGGATTCCTGTATGCGCTCGACGGTCAGCTGACACTGAATGAGGAGGTGGAGCTGCCCGGTGGATATTTGTCCGAGTTGGCCGGCGTGGGGCCGTTGCGTGTGGATGCCGACATGGATACGCGTGCGTTGCTCATGCTCGGCGAGCCGATAGGCGAGCCCGTGGTAACGTCGGGTCCCTACGTCATGAACACGACCACGCAGATACTGGAAGCCATGCGCGACGCGCAGATGGGAAAGATGGGGGTGTTGGTCGAGGATTTCTGA
- a CDS encoding glycosyl hydrolase encodes MSFFPPRAFRFSSLALLSLMLMPVQAQEASAQAAPASLESTFQDLDYRYVGPSRGGRVTAVAGHRAHPHTFYMGSTGGGVWKTSDAGQTWTNISDGFFETASIGSIDVADSNPDIIYVGTGSDGLRSNVIIGRGLYKSTDAGKTWTHMGLRKTGQIGAVVVHPTNPDIVWVAAQGSPFGPNPDRGVYKSVDGGTTWQHVLHVSDRTGAIDLELNPANSDEVYAALWHAERKPWTIISGDDGSENGIYVSHDAGATWTRSMKGLPTDLIGKIDFAVTPADASRIYALVEARPEVEGLYRSNDHGESWQLVSNEGFLMTRPFYYTNVDADPVDADRVYVNNLGFHRSDDGGKTWVRISTPHGDNHDMWINPDDTDLYIQANDGGVNVTLDGGRTWSPQDNQATAELYSADVDDRFPYWIYSGQQDNSTIRVPSNPAGSRAGGYQAYWEAVGGCETGPVVPKPGDPDIVYANCKGQFGVYNDRTGQERSYYVGAWNLYSRNPAELPYRFQRVVPIEVSPHDPETVYHGSQYVHRTRNAGQDWETISPDLTAFRPERQMVSGGPITRDGTGEEHYSTLYVIEESPLEPGVIWTGANDGPVHVTRDGGATWVDVTPGDMPPEGRINSLDPSPHTPGVAYLAAYRYLLNDFTPYFYRTADYGKTWTRIATGIPADHPARILRVDPEVPGLLYAGTDYGVWVSMDDGASWQTFQFDLPVTPITDMRLVHGDLVLSTMGRGFWVMDDLSPVREWAGAHRTARLQMDAFQAEPHLFAPAPAVRGRWGARGGRPEEPEYAPPGARIDYRLPEGFTGRVTLEVHDAAGTLVGSFEGEAAAPASEEQGMRQPPRPAPRGSDLDTTPGVHRFVWDMRHEGPDYGNGRTGRGPMAVPGDYTLTLRAGAVERTQVLTIVPDPRLEGVSQADMEVQLAFNQKMVTLISEAYALQDRVEKALEALPEGADARKELTAIAEALENSDTDSYATPMMLNQMGYLYGMTSGADQHPGGEAEKRYMELKSELQDLQARFEAVAK; translated from the coding sequence ATGTCATTCTTCCCACCACGTGCCTTCCGCTTCTCTTCGCTCGCCCTGCTTTCGTTGATGTTGATGCCTGTCCAGGCACAGGAAGCATCCGCCCAAGCCGCACCTGCCAGCCTGGAATCCACCTTCCAGGACCTGGACTACCGATACGTCGGGCCCTCGCGCGGCGGTCGGGTGACGGCGGTGGCCGGTCACCGCGCTCATCCCCACACCTTCTACATGGGATCCACGGGGGGCGGCGTCTGGAAAACTTCCGATGCCGGGCAGACCTGGACCAATATCTCCGACGGCTTCTTCGAAACGGCCTCCATCGGATCCATTGACGTGGCCGACAGCAACCCCGACATCATTTATGTCGGTACCGGATCCGACGGCCTGCGCAGCAACGTCATCATCGGGCGCGGCCTGTACAAATCAACCGACGCCGGGAAGACCTGGACACACATGGGCCTCCGCAAGACCGGTCAGATCGGCGCTGTGGTGGTGCATCCCACGAATCCCGACATCGTTTGGGTCGCGGCGCAGGGTTCACCTTTCGGGCCGAACCCGGACCGGGGCGTCTACAAATCGGTGGATGGGGGCACCACCTGGCAGCATGTCCTGCACGTCAGTGACCGGACCGGTGCCATCGACCTGGAATTGAATCCGGCCAATTCGGATGAGGTCTACGCTGCGCTCTGGCATGCCGAGCGCAAACCGTGGACCATCATTTCGGGAGATGATGGCTCCGAGAATGGCATTTATGTTTCGCACGATGCGGGCGCCACGTGGACCCGCAGCATGAAGGGGTTGCCGACGGACCTCATCGGCAAGATCGACTTTGCCGTCACGCCGGCCGATGCGTCGCGCATCTATGCGCTTGTGGAGGCCCGGCCGGAAGTGGAAGGCCTGTACCGCTCCAATGACCACGGGGAATCGTGGCAACTGGTGTCCAACGAGGGCTTCCTCATGACGCGCCCGTTCTACTACACCAACGTGGATGCAGACCCGGTGGATGCGGACCGGGTGTACGTGAACAACCTCGGCTTCCATCGCTCGGATGACGGCGGCAAGACCTGGGTGCGGATTTCAACGCCGCACGGCGACAACCACGACATGTGGATCAATCCGGATGATACCGATCTCTACATCCAGGCCAACGACGGGGGTGTGAACGTGACCCTCGACGGGGGGAGAACGTGGTCCCCGCAGGACAACCAGGCGACCGCCGAGCTCTACTCCGCCGACGTGGATGACCGTTTCCCGTACTGGATCTACTCCGGGCAGCAGGACAATTCCACCATCCGGGTCCCGTCCAATCCGGCCGGATCCCGCGCTGGCGGATACCAGGCGTACTGGGAGGCCGTCGGCGGCTGCGAAACCGGACCGGTCGTGCCCAAGCCGGGCGATCCCGACATCGTCTATGCCAACTGCAAGGGCCAGTTCGGGGTCTACAACGACCGGACGGGCCAGGAGCGCAGCTACTACGTAGGTGCGTGGAACCTGTACAGCCGCAATCCGGCTGAATTGCCGTACCGGTTCCAGCGTGTCGTGCCCATCGAAGTCTCGCCGCACGATCCGGAGACGGTCTACCATGGCTCCCAGTACGTCCATCGGACGCGGAACGCCGGGCAGGATTGGGAAACCATCAGCCCGGACCTGACCGCCTTCCGGCCGGAGCGGCAGATGGTTTCCGGCGGCCCCATCACGCGGGACGGGACGGGGGAGGAGCACTACTCGACCCTTTACGTCATCGAGGAATCTCCCCTGGAGCCCGGCGTCATCTGGACGGGCGCCAACGACGGTCCGGTGCATGTCACGCGGGACGGGGGAGCGACCTGGGTGGACGTGACGCCGGGCGACATGCCGCCCGAGGGGCGCATCAACAGCCTGGACCCATCGCCGCACACGCCGGGCGTGGCGTATCTCGCGGCGTATCGGTACCTGTTGAATGATTTCACACCGTACTTCTATCGCACCGCCGATTACGGCAAAACGTGGACCCGGATAGCGACCGGGATTCCTGCCGACCACCCCGCGCGGATCCTGCGCGTCGATCCCGAAGTGCCGGGGCTGCTCTATGCCGGTACGGACTATGGCGTATGGGTCTCCATGGATGATGGCGCAAGCTGGCAGACGTTCCAGTTCGACCTGCCGGTCACGCCGATCACCGACATGCGATTGGTGCACGGCGACCTGGTGCTGTCCACCATGGGACGCGGTTTCTGGGTGATGGACGACCTGAGCCCCGTTCGGGAATGGGCCGGCGCGCACCGCACAGCCCGTTTGCAGATGGATGCGTTCCAGGCAGAGCCCCACCTGTTTGCTCCGGCCCCGGCTGTCCGTGGACGGTGGGGGGCCCGGGGCGGACGGCCCGAGGAACCTGAATACGCGCCACCGGGCGCCCGGATTGACTACCGTTTGCCCGAAGGCTTCACCGGTCGGGTCACCCTGGAGGTGCACGATGCCGCAGGTACACTCGTCGGGTCGTTCGAGGGGGAAGCCGCAGCGCCCGCGAGTGAGGAACAGGGCATGCGCCAGCCGCCCCGCCCGGCCCCGCGCGGCAGCGATCTCGACACCACCCCCGGCGTCCACCGGTTCGTGTGGGACATGCGCCATGAGGGACCGGACTACGGCAACGGCCGGACCGGCCGAGGCCCGATGGCCGTCCCCGGGGACTACACCCTCACGCTCAGGGCCGGCGCGGTGGAACGCACACAGGTGTTGACCATCGTCCCCGACCCGCGCCTGGAAGGTGTATCGCAGGCAGACATGGAAGTGCAGTTGGCCTTCAACCAGAAAATGGTCACGCTGATCTCCGAGGCCTATGCGTTGCAGGACCGGGTGGAGAAGGCCCTTGAGGCATTGCCGGAGGGCGCCGACGCCAGGAAGGAACTGACCGCCATCGCAGAGGCGCTGGAGAATTCCGATACCGACAGCTATGCGACCCCCATGATGTTGAACCAGATGGGGTACCTGTACGGGATGACATCCGGTGCCGACCAACACCCTGGCGGGGAGGCCGAGAAGCGCTATATGGAATTGAAGTCAGAACTACAGGATCTTCAAGCGCGTTTCGAAGCGGTGGCCAAGTAA
- a CDS encoding amidohydrolase family protein — protein sequence MRCIHFPIPAFVFSALALALLLPPSAMAQDESKWDVNDAFGPTENVSFTTTEGTWMSLDVSPDGETIVFDLLGDLYTMPIGGGRATPLTSGPAWDVQPVFSPDGSRIAFTSDRAGGDNIWTVARDGSDPKQITKESFRLLNGPAWTPDGQYLLARKHFTSGRSLGAGEVWMYHASGTASGGLQLTERKNDQQDQGNEIAVSPDGRYVYYSEDMSGGSTFEYNKDPNGQIYVIRRLDRETGRTESYVTGAGGSARATPSPDGKKLAFVRRVRDKSTIYLFDTTTGRQRMVYDGLDRDQQEAWAIFGVYPRMDWTPDGRSIVFWAGGGIHRLDVAAGTTTPIPFSVDVERTIHTALRVPVDVLPEQFEARMIRDVASSPDGTQVVFHAAGYLYVKELPDGMPRRLTSQTDHWEYSPSFSPDGQTLVYTTWDDDTYATIRVLSFANGRSQVLTTRPGHYHEPRFSPDGTQIVYRRGGASSLIGPLHGMDTGIWRMASTGGTPVLVSRGGSDARFGPDGERIYFMSGGGLNKSYRSVDLHGSDERTHFTMKYANVVVPSPDFEWVAFNELFNAYVAPFPKTGEAVDLDKDTKAVPVTRITEDLGTDVHWSADGQRIHWVIGPTYVSTERPSGEAGRLDKDDVSSTRTDLGLVLESDVPEGMTAITNARIVTMNGDEIIERGTVVVDGNRIVAVGPTASTTVPDGARVVDGTGKTVLPGFVDAHAHVSHFFSGPVPEQHAGYSANLAFGVTTAHDPSANTETVFTLSEMVKAGRLQGPRIFSTGTVLYGADGDMRAIVNSMEDARSHLRRMKAVGAVSVKSYNQPRRDQRQQIMQAARELGMNVVPEGGSTFNHNLTMIVDGHTGIEHNVPVAPLYHDVLELWRHSGTGYTPTLVVAYGGPSGERWAYEQDNVWENERLLRYVPRSGIDPQSRRRQKAAGDEYFHDEIAAAAKRLVDQGNLVQIGSHGQMQGLAFHWEMRLLETGGFTPHEVLRSATLHGARYLGMDGDIGSLQVGKLADLLLVDGNPLVDLRAAENVSHVMINGRLLDAMALPRGARADLD from the coding sequence ATGCGCTGCATCCATTTCCCGATCCCGGCCTTTGTGTTTTCCGCACTGGCCCTGGCCTTGCTTCTGCCCCCGTCCGCCATGGCCCAGGACGAGTCCAAGTGGGACGTGAATGACGCATTCGGCCCGACCGAGAACGTGTCGTTCACGACCACGGAAGGAACGTGGATGAGCCTCGACGTGTCGCCCGACGGCGAAACCATCGTGTTCGATCTGCTGGGCGATCTGTACACCATGCCCATCGGAGGAGGCCGCGCCACGCCGCTCACATCGGGGCCGGCGTGGGATGTGCAGCCCGTGTTCAGCCCGGACGGGTCCCGGATTGCCTTCACCAGCGATCGGGCGGGGGGTGACAACATCTGGACGGTGGCCCGCGACGGATCGGACCCGAAGCAGATCACCAAGGAGTCGTTCCGGCTGCTGAACGGTCCGGCGTGGACACCTGACGGCCAGTACCTGTTGGCGCGCAAGCACTTCACATCGGGCCGGTCGCTTGGCGCCGGTGAAGTCTGGATGTATCATGCGTCCGGGACGGCCTCGGGCGGACTCCAGCTCACGGAGCGAAAAAACGACCAGCAGGATCAGGGCAACGAGATCGCCGTGAGCCCCGATGGCCGGTACGTGTATTACAGTGAGGACATGTCGGGCGGCTCCACCTTCGAGTACAACAAGGATCCGAACGGCCAGATCTACGTCATCCGTCGCCTGGATCGGGAAACCGGCCGCACGGAGAGCTATGTGACGGGCGCCGGTGGATCGGCCCGCGCCACCCCCTCCCCGGACGGTAAGAAGCTGGCCTTCGTCCGCCGGGTCCGCGACAAGAGCACGATTTACCTGTTCGATACCACGACCGGCCGCCAGCGCATGGTGTATGACGGCCTGGATCGGGATCAACAGGAGGCCTGGGCCATTTTTGGTGTGTATCCGCGCATGGACTGGACACCGGACGGCCGCTCCATCGTGTTCTGGGCGGGCGGAGGTATTCACCGACTGGATGTGGCAGCCGGCACCACGACCCCCATTCCCTTCAGTGTGGACGTGGAGCGCACCATCCATACGGCACTGCGGGTACCGGTTGACGTCCTTCCGGAGCAGTTTGAAGCCCGGATGATCCGCGACGTAGCCTCGTCCCCCGACGGAACACAGGTGGTGTTCCACGCGGCCGGATACCTGTACGTGAAAGAGCTTCCGGACGGCATGCCCCGCCGGCTCACGTCCCAGACCGATCATTGGGAATACAGCCCGTCGTTCAGCCCCGACGGCCAGACGCTTGTCTACACGACCTGGGACGACGACACGTATGCCACCATCCGTGTGCTCTCCTTCGCGAACGGCCGGTCACAGGTCCTTACAACGCGGCCCGGGCACTACCACGAACCCCGGTTCTCGCCCGACGGAACGCAGATCGTGTACCGCCGCGGCGGTGCCAGTTCGCTGATCGGTCCGCTTCACGGGATGGACACCGGTATCTGGCGCATGGCATCGACCGGCGGAACGCCGGTGTTGGTCAGTCGGGGAGGCTCCGATGCCCGCTTCGGCCCCGATGGTGAGCGCATCTATTTCATGAGCGGCGGAGGCCTGAACAAATCCTACCGGTCCGTGGACCTGCATGGCAGCGACGAACGCACGCATTTCACCATGAAGTACGCCAATGTGGTGGTTCCCAGTCCCGATTTCGAGTGGGTGGCGTTCAATGAGTTGTTCAACGCCTACGTGGCCCCGTTCCCGAAAACCGGCGAGGCCGTGGACCTGGACAAGGATACAAAGGCGGTACCGGTAACACGGATCACGGAAGACCTGGGTACGGATGTCCACTGGTCGGCCGACGGGCAGCGCATCCATTGGGTGATCGGTCCCACCTATGTCAGCACGGAACGGCCCTCGGGAGAGGCCGGTCGCTTGGACAAGGACGACGTGTCCTCCACCCGGACGGACCTGGGACTGGTCCTGGAAAGTGATGTCCCGGAAGGCATGACCGCTATTACGAATGCGCGGATTGTGACCATGAACGGGGATGAAATCATTGAGCGCGGTACGGTGGTCGTGGACGGCAACCGGATTGTGGCCGTTGGCCCGACGGCCTCGACCACGGTCCCGGACGGAGCGCGCGTGGTGGATGGGACCGGAAAGACAGTGCTGCCCGGATTCGTGGATGCCCATGCGCATGTATCCCATTTCTTCTCCGGACCGGTACCGGAACAGCACGCGGGGTATTCGGCCAACCTGGCCTTCGGCGTAACGACCGCGCACGATCCGTCGGCCAATACCGAAACGGTATTCACACTGTCGGAAATGGTGAAGGCCGGTCGCCTGCAGGGACCCCGCATTTTCTCAACCGGGACCGTCCTGTACGGGGCGGATGGCGACATGCGGGCCATTGTCAATTCCATGGAAGATGCACGCTCACATTTGCGACGCATGAAAGCCGTCGGAGCCGTCAGCGTGAAGAGCTACAACCAACCGCGCCGTGACCAGCGCCAGCAGATCATGCAGGCCGCACGGGAGCTGGGAATGAACGTGGTGCCGGAAGGCGGTTCGACGTTCAACCACAACCTGACCATGATCGTGGACGGGCATACGGGCATTGAGCACAACGTTCCCGTGGCTCCCCTGTACCACGATGTACTGGAGTTGTGGCGTCACAGCGGAACGGGCTATACACCTACGTTGGTGGTAGCCTACGGTGGACCCAGCGGCGAGCGCTGGGCCTACGAGCAGGACAACGTATGGGAGAATGAACGCCTGCTGCGCTACGTGCCGCGTTCAGGCATCGATCCCCAGTCCCGCCGCCGACAGAAAGCCGCCGGCGACGAGTATTTCCACGACGAGATTGCGGCCGCTGCCAAACGCCTGGTGGATCAGGGCAACCTGGTCCAGATCGGCTCGCACGGTCAAATGCAGGGCCTGGCCTTCCATTGGGAAATGCGCCTGCTGGAAACCGGTGGCTTCACACCGCACGAAGTGCTGCGTTCGGCCACGCTCCATGGTGCCCGCTACCTGGGCATGGACGGCGACATCGGCTCCCTGCAGGTCGGCAAACTGGCCGACCTGCTGCTGGTGGACGGCAATCCACTGGTCGATCTGCGCGCCGCCGAGAACGTCTCGCACGTCATGATCAACGGACGGCTCCTGGATGCCATGGCGCTGCCGCGGGGAGCCCGGGCAGACCTGGACTAG
- a CDS encoding VOC family protein, whose product MNPVNWFEIPTSDLDRAQRFYETVIGVELNRQDVMGLPMAWFPMVPGAAGSSGALIQQESYVPSYEGSLVYLSVDDVAAALDRVRSAGGKVITEKMSIGEYGFVGHFEDSEGNRVGLHSNE is encoded by the coding sequence ATGAACCCTGTCAATTGGTTTGAAATCCCTACGTCCGACCTGGATCGGGCCCAGCGCTTTTATGAGACCGTAATCGGCGTGGAACTGAACCGTCAGGACGTCATGGGCCTGCCCATGGCCTGGTTTCCGATGGTACCCGGAGCGGCCGGATCGTCCGGAGCCCTTATCCAACAGGAGTCCTATGTGCCATCGTATGAGGGCAGTCTGGTCTACCTGAGCGTGGACGATGTAGCCGCGGCGCTCGATCGCGTCCGCTCGGCGGGCGGAAAGGTCATCACCGAAAAAATGAGCATCGGTGAGTACGGCTTCGTGGGCCATTTCGAGGACTCGGAAGGCAACCGCGTAGGGCTGCATTCGAACGAATAG